The Nicotiana tabacum cultivar K326 chromosome 5, ASM71507v2, whole genome shotgun sequence sequence GCATTGTGGATTGGTGAACACCAGTATTTGACTTAATTTTCACCAGATCATAAAATATATTAGTGACCCGATAATCAATCTACTGTTAACATCATTTAAGAAGTCAAATTACATGTTGAGATTACATTAAAGATATAACCCACATATTGAGATGCAGAATACCATGTCACTTTCACATGCTTCCACTCTTACTTATTCAGATAGGACAAAAATACACTACAGGCCGGAAGATTCCAGGAATCTTCAAATTAACACATGAACCTCATTTTTACAACTCAGCTGTTTCTGTTTGATTTaacataatatttatatattagcgCCATATCTTTATTCATTAAAAGGAACATGAGAGCAAAATGATATTCGTAAAATTTTTGGGTCTTTTGGGCCTTAGTAGAATGCTTCAAAGATTTGTTTTTCCATTTTAGTGACAATTCCTATAGTTGCAAACAATTTAGCTCATGTGGCTATGTCTTTAGCTCGGGGGGGTCTGTTAGCCCTCAACGACAACTAGTTTACTATGTATTTTACATAGTCATGGTAGTGATGAATCTCAAAAAGTAATAGGCAAAAATGAATAGCTCTAAAGATATAATTGAACAGTCTTATAATTGATATTCCATCTGTCCCAACTTAATTGTCCTATTACTTATTAGACTGTCCAAAAATGGTGTCtacttttaaaaagagaaaattctCCCTACATGCTTCAATAACTTCTCAATGTTCTGCCATAAGGATAGAGCCGCACAACCTAAATTATATTAGAGAAAGTTCAAATTCTCCAAAGAGTAAACTTTATCCCCACCAAAGACCTACTTATTTTACTACGAAATTTGACATCTAACTTGAGTACCATTATCTAAGATAGAAGATAAAAGATTGAAACAGGGGATTATTTTACATGTTAACAATCTATTATAGTTAATCATACTTTTAGAACCTGATAATGAATCACTCTGTGAGAAAAACATTTCAGGTTATTGTTTATATTAGGAAAAATTGCACAAATTTTATAACCCAATCACAATTCTATCAAGGATAATTGGAAATATGCATGAACTCCAATCATCATATAAAAGTTTCTTACGATCCTCATTCCTCTAAATCTTTCACGTCTCCCCACATCAGTTTAACTTTAGTATGCTAAGTGCTTGagtgttattttctcttattgaAAAGAGTGCTTGAATACCATTAAATAACTAGTAAAATCAATAATTTGTTAAGAAACTATTACAAGATAACAGTGAATTGGTTCATGCTTTTGCATTCAGATACTTAATGCTATCATGCTATCAAAATCCAATAATTCCCACTGATGCCCCAGGAATTGTTAATTATATGCATCTAATCATTCAAAAAACTTAAAGAGTATTCTGTTTATCCAAATTCTTTTCCTCTTAGCGTTAAATATAATCACAGGTGTGAACTTTACAGAGtcaaaatggaaaagaaaattaAATGCAACAGTTTAGAATGACAACCTTGGCAGGAATTTTCCGAACTTCAGCCACCTTTTGAGAACTACCTACAGATTGGATCACAGGGCCAGTTTTATTTGTCTTTCCAGTGTTTTGAGCCCCTTGTGCAGAAACTCCTGTTGCTCCTGATACTCTTTTAAGAATCTCCTACAAGGTTGATTAAATTGATTACTAAATAATCCGTGATCAATGCATAAAAGAAACAAACACAAtgtcaaaacaaattatacagCCTCTGAAAGGGAACAAGAGATCTAGCAAGAGATGATGCTCCACACTAAAGTATCATGGTGCAATCAAGGAAAAATAAACAATAGATCTACAGTGCATGCAAACAGAGCTTTATCAGTTAGCTTGCACTATTTCCTCCCACATTATATGTGCACAAACAGCGCTATTTCCCATTAACCAGATTACCATCCATGATAAGCCTACATGAAGCAGACATTTTGGCTGGTAAACTGGAATTATAATACTTCAAAAGGTGAAGTGATTGTAAAAGAATGGTATAGCTGTGACTTCAGTTTTACCACCAGTCCCTATTCCTCATTTCATCAAGGAAAATATTGTGTAAgaccagtgttatcaaaggcgaaaagcgcaaaaaagctctaaaGTCCAtgggggctttaagcgcaaagcgcaactaaagcgtgggctttaatgaaaaaaAGCGCAACTGGAGAAAGTAAAGGTATGTATATGTAATCCAAgactaataattataagcatgaataacaaatatgggaacaaagaaattgaaaaaaaattacgATAAAgcgaaatatcaattgtttaatgTCGCCTTTTCAGGATTATACttattggcaaggaaaagtatgtcTTAGAGCCTTGATGTGATACTAAAGTACCCacaaagcgaggcgaagcgctcaacatgttttgagcctcgcttcagagcttaagcgcgcctttgacaacactgcgTGAAAATACTATTTTCTGTAAGCAAGCTAGAACTGTCTAACCCCATAGTAGGAATGATGCCCCCAATAAGtcatgcgtacacactaccctcccagaccccacggtgtgggataatactgggtatattgttgttgttgttgtagcctACAAGGGACTAGGACCATCACACGGTCCTAGCAGACATGCATCAAAGTATCTCCAAGAAAGAAATCATTGTAGATTATTACAAATGcaaaaaaatttaagaagaaaaaaaaaagatcgcATCTAGGCTAAGTAGAGTGATCACCTTCTCATACAGAGCCTTAACTTCTCCATACTGCTTCTTGATTTCTTGGTTCTGTGGCTCCAACCTCGAGGCAAATTCAGCATCTGTGCTGCCACCGTTGAATTAGACAAATATGGAAACCTGAATATGACAGTACCCCTTATGCTTAAATTTAGGTTAAAGTATACCTTCAATTGATTCTTTCAATTTTCCAAGTTCTTTCCTAGCAGTTGAACGGCGAGAATATGCTTTAATGTAGCGATCATCCAGATTCAAGGCCTCTGTGCAGTCGTTCTCTGCCTCTTGAAACCTAAATACAAGGAGATAAGACTGATACCAATTTTTCAAGTCTTAACTATACTTTAACTAAAAGAACAATGAAGTGCATTAAACTTGCCTTTTGAGTTTAAGATAAGCCATTGCTCTATTGGCATAAGCTACTGCAGTTGGTGAAAGTGCGATGCTTCTAGAATAGCAATCAATAGCTTCCTTGAACTTTTTCTGCTTAAAGAACTCATTACCCTGGGAATAGATAAAAGGCAGAGCACCAGCTATAATGGCCAAGCTTTCATTCCCCAAAAAAAGGAGAATAAATTTtaaggatcaaataataccagCTCTTTCTCTGAATTGGCGTCAATGTTACTCTCTTCTGACAACATTTCACTTGATAGATGGCTAGTTGGATTGTACTTTTTAGAATAATCATATGGACCAGCAGCACCTGAGATCAAGGTAGATTTGCCAACTCGTTGTGTCCCATTAACTTGAGGACCAGTAGGAAGTTCACTAGTATGGCTCCAGTCTTCTCTCTGTAAGGTAATTAGGAGAAAGAAAGAACGTTTAGGATTGAGAAGTCAACATAGACAAAATCATTTACAAACAACCCACAGCGCCACAATCCTCATGGATGATGCACGCATGATGTAACCTCTTCAAAGGAAACCAAAGGCAGAGTGTGCAGAAACATATTTTGATCTTAGCCAAATGACTGAGAAAGGTATAAACGGCTGCAGACACTTGAATCAATGCGATGTCCACAATTATTCTAGTTATTGACAGAAAAACCTAAAAAAATGTACTAAacaaagttaaacaatttaaaacagcaGATATCAGAATCAGAATCACAAACAAAAGGTGCACCTCTAAAGAGGATTACACATATCACTCAAAGATCCCCTAGAAGTGCCACACACAAACAGATGAAAATTGACTCAGAACATAGGGGAAGATAAAATGACGTGTCACACACCAAAAAAAAGTGAATCACCACTGCATAATTCCAATTAATTAAAGCATCGTTTAAAAATACACGTTACCAGTACATATCAAGAGGTAGGTTTTGAAATAAGTGATTACCAACTTCTCTTTGCCACGAGCCTGCGATTTCATCTTTTTGTCTTTATCCTTCAATGATAGTTCCCAATCCTGTAAGTTATTCAAGAGCCCCTGCATGTCCTGGTCAGCCAAATAATGCCAGTAAAACCACAAACCAGATAATATCGAGCAAATGAATCCCTAAAATTACAAACAGGTCACTCACATGAAacatttgaagaaaaaaaaagtaagagaCTAGCATGTGTGCACGTGTGGGTGGAAGATAAAGAATCAAATGCAGAGCAGACGATTAAAACCCCTTTGAAACACACATGAACATTAGTTAACTCAGAGAGGTAGACGTCTAGATATTGAGATGCACCTGAAAGGTTTAGgatcagaggcggatctaggattagAAGGTTCCGGGTGCCATATTATTTTATACGTAGACGTATTATTATTTATACGGTCCAAATGGGAAAAATATTTAGTCGGTTTGATCAACTTTGTGCTTCAGTTCGAGCTATCCATCTTTTCAATTTATATAGATAAATATATCGAATGAAAAAAATTTATAACTTAGCGTACAACGTACATCATAAAATTTTCAGCAGTAATACCAATATCATAAAATTTCTTCTACAAGAAAAGTACAAAAAGACAACCACTTCTTTCATCTTTGACACCTGGAAATATCTTCCAGTTAACAAAATACTACCATAATCAGTTGGTCACTACAACTAATATTTAAGACATACATAATTCTTTCATCCTTGAATAAACAAAAACACACATATACATCATTCATTTACAATTGTCCTCGGCGAGTTTTCATAGTTTGAAAACGGTCAATGATAGTAATTACTTACCTTTTCAAAAATCATACAAAAGCTAATACAATCAGAGATTCAAGAGAACAATATGCACAATAACACAATAAAGTATAATCGGAACAGAGAAAAAATTTAAATCTGAattgaataaaaggaaaacaagggaGAAAATGAAAGGGTCAAAGGGGTATAGTAACCTGTAAGTCTATACTATTAAATATTAACAataccaccaaaaatattttattttcagagAAACCcaacataaaattaaaaaaaataaaaatcaaaataagagagATATGCAGTCAAATTACAAAGCAGTGGTGCAGCAACAAGGTGAGGTGCGATGGAAAAGTGGACGCCAAATGGTGGTGGCCGGCTGCCGGTGAGTGACGGACTGAAAAGGTGAAAATCCAAGAGTCCCCAAGTTTGGGACAGCAGCACCGTAGCATAGAAGGGTTTTGGGTGGGAAAATTTTTTGGGGAAATAAGGGAGCTTTTGTTATTTTAATGTATTCAAAAGAAAGCACAATAGAAATAGAAAAGTCAAACAATATTTAATAAGTCAAAAAGTATTaataaagtaaaacaaagaataaataaaaaagaaaacaagtGAACTGTTTGTACACCTCACAATAATTGTCCAATAGTACTAATAAAAGTTCCAAAAACTATATGGTTGCACTGGTCTCGAACTCTCGCTTCTAGGGAGTTATTTTCAGGCCTTCGCCATTGGCACCCAGTGGCTGTTTTGTTCATTAGGGTGCCATTTTATTATATGTACAATATTTCCTCTACACTTATAGATATATACACAGAGTTCCGACCGAGGTCTGCGGGTGGCGTCGCACCCCCTCGGCTCTATGTAGATCCGCCTCTGTTTGGGATGTGtgtcaaccaaaaaaaaaaccttaAGAGAAAGGgcaaaactaaaatttgattgtCAGCTAACCAGAGCATGTTTAATAAACTGTATTGCCAGTTAAAATCTTTTTTGCTAGCTTCAACTATGATCACCCCCAGCAGAACAGACAAAGTATGTACACATGATACATGAAACGTGACTTGAGGTACTTCAGGATAGAGTAAAAACCCAAATTCTTCTCACTGCTTAGTTTGCTGCATTTTCACAAGGAATTTCTCTTGgatggtaaatcaagtcaattcAAAAATACAACCTAAAATTGAGAAGTAAATAAAAGAGCTTCTAGATACATTTTCTAATTTAGAAGAATGAACTTGAAATCACTCATTATATAACGTCACAGACAGGAAGAGAAATCTCACCGCGTCCGAACTGTGAATGGTACTACTAAGGGTCACATAAAATTGTCATAATACAGGTATTTGAATTAATGTGTTTGCTTCTGCCAGCTTCTATTATAATTTGATCCTACCTGCTCTATCCTTCACAGCATCACTGAGAATATTGacataacatatttttgtgataaatCGATACATACATAAATATTTGACATGACATTCTTTTGTGATAAATCAATCTATACATGAAAAATATCAGGTGTCATATTTACAAGAGTAGACATAACTATTCTGCCTCAAGCCTAACCAAAAAGGAATCAGACTACACAAGCAAGAGTTTCATGCTTGCACACCAAATACAAATTAGATAAAAGAGAACTCTTTACACAATCATATGACTCCCGTCTCCATCTCAGGTTAATTTGGTATgacggaaaatatttttagaaaaaaacttATTTTCTGGTAATTGGTTTCTACCAAAATGGAGAAAATGACTTCCCTCAATTTGGGGGAAGTCATTTTCCTTTCCAATTATCTCAACTATTAACTTCATCGCACTAATTTATGTTTAACCAATTTGATCAATCTTTAATACTAAAGTTTTTTCTCAAAACACTATCCGGTTTgctaatattattattaatttttaataaatgttttttttttttcagaacaCCTCCGATCAGCATCGAAAACGTTTTCCAGGAAAAACATTCTCCAGAAACTAAGTCTTTTTCCAGaaaacattttcagaaaaaaaaaacatccATCATCATAAACACACCCCTAAGTTTCTGTCCATTTCTTTTACTCCAAAAGACACAATAAGGTGTAGTCTTTCACAGCTTGAGGCATGGGCAAAACCACCTCTAAAATGCATAATGGCTCTCTCACCCCCATCTCTTTCTTTATGCCACTAACCGCACCCCACCCTCGACCACCAAAGAAAAGCAACAATCATACCCTTATACAGAACCAACCCCAGTTTTCTGTAGCAGATGTAAATGTTTCAGCTACCGTCCGTGCTTGCCTTAACTATTGCTACCACTATAGTCTATTAGTCTTTTGCGGGCCAATGACATCCTTCTATAGTTTTGTCTAAGAAATAATCTTTCTTGGTGCATCGCTCTCCAAGCTTAGTTCAAGCGGCAAAGGTTGAGGGACTTGTGAcaggtcacaggttcgagcctTGCTACATGGAAACTAAGCCTGGTATTTAAGGGGAGAAGAAAAGAGAGTCGGTCCCCTTATCCAAGTTTTGAATGCAGTGCTTGGCCCTAAGGGCTAGCCCCAAACAGATTTCTCGGTCATAAAACAATCTTTCTTAGTGCATTTTTGTTTTTCTACCAAACAAATCCCAGAAATTAAACTCTCTACTCGCCAATAAAAACAGAGTTGACAAACAATATTTATTCCCTGAGTTTTGTTTAGTAGTACACACATAACTACTTCTAGTTTCAGCAAGAGTTCAGTAAAAAAAATTGCAGACTTAAAATCCAAGAGCGAAACCATGTGGAACAAAGCTTCAACCATCAATAAAACCCGgaattcagaatttaatttcCATTTTAATAAGCTCCGCTATAGGAGTAAGATAGCGGTATGAAATAGTAGAAGGCAGTTTCagtttataaataaataaataatacaacgagagagagagagagagagagagagagtataccTGAAATTGATCGCGAGAGTGCTTGCCTGGAACCCTCGCCATTGACGTCGAGCCTTGAGGATTCTCTAGATGTTTCCGGAGGGAACTCTAAACTCTTCTCCTGATTTTTTCTATATAAAGTTTGTTTCAGTTCAAAGAGTTGAAAGTGATAGAGACTCGAGAAGAATGGGGCACAATGATCCCTAAGTcttgaataaaataaaagattttgaccaagttttggtaattaggGGATAATTAAAAATTTTGGATTTGAACTATAATTATTAAAAACTTATTAGTAGATATTAAAACCTCAACAATTATAAGTGACtcacttcttcattttttttttgtcatttttttggtaaaccaaatacttaattaaataataataacatagCAAACGTGTTTGTAGGGCTGTCCAAGTGGCCAACATTATTAGTTAGAGTGTCATTAATATTATAGCATAGTTTTCCTACTAAATGTAGTTCCCAAGATGTCTGACCATATTGCATCGTTAGCAAACACCGGAATAACTATCAAAATCCATGTCTTGTCAAAAGCTTCATTTTGCTCCCTCTTTAGCTAGAAGGTCGGTCACCTGGTTATGCTCCCTGAAGTTATGGCTGATCTGGGTTCCCCAGTCGATCCATCAAAGACCTGTATTTAGAGATAATAGGATTGTAAGGCAAATGATAAgcatttaatattttaataacttCCATTGAATCAGTGTTACTGGTCAAAGGAGTTAGATTGTGTTTTACTGCTAATCTAAGGCCTTGGAATAAAGCGCTTAATTCTTCGAGGTTGTTAGTGATGTTAGGAAAGCCTTTCATGAAACCAATAACCTAGTTGTCTGAATGGTTCTTGATTACACTTCCCATATCCCATGTCCTTGGGTTCCCAAAGGAGGAAGAGTCAGTATTTAGTTTGTAAGTACCTATGTCAGAGGGTTCCCACTTAACCTGGATGGTAGTTCACTGCCTTTGCGATTTGTTTCTGGCCACATGGTGGTATTCCATAGCCCTGGCAATGACATTTTGGATTGTTACgtggttttttttattattgaacAAATTGTTATTCCTAGTTAGCCAGAAGTTCCAAAAGCAGAAAGGAATGAGGAACTTCCACTGGATGTTGTCATTGAAAGCCATATTTTTAAGCTTAGACCAAATATCATTCTAAGAGGTTGGATTAAGATGGAAGAATTGATCTAGTTCTTGATTAGGGGAACACTGGCAAAAGTTAGACCCGAAAGCTTTGGTGTTGGTGCATTCATATGTGATGTATGAATTCCTCGGGATCATTGCAGAAAGTGCAAGAAAGGTTTAAATTGAGCCATATGTTATGGAGACatttgttggtaggcagtataGAGTGAACTAGGAGTCACTCTATTTAGGACATCTAGTTTCTAAATCCATGTGAAGGAGGTATCTTGGGTTGTGGGGTGCTCCCTTAGGAGCTACGAAATGAGTAGGCTGACTTTGAAGAGAATAGAATACTAGTGGTAAAGCTCCATATGGGGTTGTCATCATTCTCGCTATTAACATGGATGAAAGAGTTGTTGATAGTATGGATGAGGCCTCATGGATGTGGAATAAAAATGGATGAGGCCTCATGGATGTGGAATAAAAGGTTGCCTAGGTTCCATTttttattgatgaaaaaggaGGAGATCTTGATGATGTCCTCCCCAGATATTTTGGGACCACTTATCATGCTATCAATAAGTGCTATATTTGGTACCCAATTATCAATCTTAATGCAAGAGAAAGATAGTGGTGGGATTTAATAAAGTGAAGATTCAACACAAATATTTCTAAAGATGTCTCGTAAGAATATTTTAAAATATCGTTCAGGATGTTTAAATATCTAGAGAGATATGAGAGATATTTAACATCTCTCGAGATTGTTTAGGGGAGGAAAAGGGGAAGATAGGGAAAgaaaaggaggaggaggaagagtaGGGGGCTTTGTATAAATAAAATTTCTTTGGAGCTTTTAAAATCTGTGTTATTAacaataacacaaaaaaatatcttTCCCTTATTAATTAAAGGGATTTTTTCTTTCCTATATAATATTTGAACGGCCTGAGCCGAAGGTCTATAGGAAATAGCATCTCTGCCCTAttggggtaagggtaaggtctacgtacacactacctcTCCCCTCCCCCCGACCCCATtttgtgggattttactaggtcgttgttgttgtttgttgtttgtGTATATAATATTTGAACTTATTTACCAAGattgtcctaattttgtatattacccacCCTAAATAAtgattacttacaaattatatacaagcTATTATTAGggccttaaattaggggatttagttatatcattttcctattttctctcTAATCCTCTTTCAATGAGAATCCGTCTAGTTGTGCATTACCTATTTTAAGACATAATCCCGCAACTCTTCTCTCTGTTTGACGCCTCCCTCCTAAATAGAAACCAATTCAGTTCTTTATTAAGTTATGACAACGGCAGATCATCACTTCCATCGTTTTCAACTTCTCATCATCAAGAATCGAAATAACAAGTTCTAAGCAGCATATTGTAGCGCAACtccaaaaaaattacaaaaaaaaaaataaacattatGCTAATAGTTAATTTAGCATGTGCAATCAAATCAGTTACTTATGGATTACCATTGTCAGTCACTATTGCTGCTACAATATCAAGTTTTCAGTTTAAATAAATATGAATTAGTGCACACAAGTCAATTTAGAATTCATTCTCtgcttttctttctttaacaaattgAGTAAGAAAAGAACAATGTATGATACaacaacatacaaattaaaataaatttcgtacaaatttaATATAGATTTGATATAACAATAACatacatactaaaaataaattccatacaactaattatacagtatacaacttatttacaacttatctGCAACTTTCATGCATCATCGTTCTTACCcaattaaatacaactacaacatcatataacttaaatataattttcatacaaatttatactatatgtcttttatatatatatatatattttgtatgtggtgtgttcttcttcctctctgaaatttcaatcaaaacttcctctcttaataaaattttgatatgtatcaacaactttatgtaaaaatatagtatttataacttaaatataaatttcatACAATGACTCATACAGTATACAactaattttcaactttcacaCATCATTCAAAAAAAATACAACCAAATACAGTTTAATTTCATACAACTATTGTACAACTTTAATACAATTCTAtatgtatattgtatgtcatgtgttattcttcttcttcgaatATCAATTTGAAAATTcaaccaaaatcaaatctaatcttcaccaaatacCCTTAAAATCGAGATATAAACTCAATAGAATATTCCTAATCGTTTGCAATAACActcaattcaaataaaaaatattttttaaaaatttgaatacgaattcaaagtttcaaagctttttaatggatgtcaatggtggagagtcaaacaccctcaaattttattgaattacaaTTTCAATTCGAACAATCGAGCCAAATAATTAATATTCATCTACTGCTAGCTCGCCATCGAAATGCCAACAAGAAAATGGAAAGCCCAGAAAAGCTCCAAGCTCCAGTCATGGCAAAATTAATCCCTTTCTTTGCCATTGTTAGAGAAAATTATGAGCTTTAGAAGAAAAAATCTTGTAGGATCAGTGTAGAAAGAAGGTTGATttcaaagagagaaaaaagaaaattgatcacgtccaactctagtcctaaaaaggataagtggtcgctgcaaatataatccgctCTAAGAGTCCGGAGTTGAATCTCACATAGAATTAAGGTTTAGCTACAATTGTTcactattgtcacacctcctttttccgcgcccgaggggcgcaggggagtttttccaattaaaggacaatcgaaacggggatggtttattaatttcagagtcgccacttgggagatttagggtgtcccaagtcaccaattttaatcccgaatcgaggaaaataatgactctatattacagtctgcgtaccagaaatccggataaggaattctgttaacccgggagaaggtgtcaggcattcccgagttccgtggttctagcacggttgcttaactatcatattcggctcgattatctgattttatacaagtgcgagcttatgtgcaaaatttaacttttaaccgtttttatcattttactgtttttatcaggaattgcaacgttgtgaaaatgtatcgcgaaccgcgttacaatcaatgtacccgtggtcgtcgacacactttgactccgttgagattgggatttgggtcacatcaatgcgcacccgagtttaaggaaattaaattattaaagacgcgcctaaagcgactagcgtatttattttgggtaagaccgtggaattttactaaacggtccatcccgaaatccaaataatttctaaagcaaatatttactgagggccccgcaatttgtattttttatttggcgaggctcatctcgttctttattttttaatgaatttgcaacgtcatggacatgcatctcgaaccacgtcacaatcaatgtacccgtgattagaaacacatttcgactccgttgagaattggatttgggtcacataaatgcgcacccgagtttaagaaggtaagatttattaaggcgcgtcctaaagagtctaacgtattgttattttaggagggttgcgagatttgctaaacaacccgtcctggaacctaaatgcttcgataatatacatttaaacaagggccccgcatctgcacgttgtgtttattttcatcgaggctcatctcgttcttattttaaaaggatatcctatagcaactacgtttcttatcgcgtttgtccttatcaattgaaaacagtagatagtcctaattaattatatgcttgcaagttgtttgtaacaacattcagaaacgCCTAAAATCAAAAACGAGGCTGtccgaacaaataatcacgggcccaaatccagcccaagcgtgatcggccagacctgggccactgcttgttcgaagcaggccggcttggcctgttttggcctgaactcgacctttgtgaggttgaggccctgaatttgtgttccggatcttaaaacatggttttaagagtcatatatagcaatttattggaaaggaaagaacttagttagtgtacgaatttcatgcttggcatacattacaggcttatactacacttttgaactaaatatgagatacaaactactgccttgggcatactctcatcaccaacctatatgcacattctagcattcaactaccatacattgacatttatAGGCATGAGACTAACTCTAGTACCCAGAACAAAAATGTAAAACTATTACACATtgcatgaatatttaatgtaacaatctatatctataaaaaaacattcttcaggtctttcctttacattcatgctcaaatttccagctacatctgacagtgtcttaggtgtgtacctggtatagaggaacagaagaagaaaggaatgatcagctgggcagtatgcagtacatacagcagcagcagacacacagcaacaacacagcaacaaccaactaaaccaagtgttttccacagccacagataaccaacaatatctcccagaatacaaggactagcagatagtcgaaaccaagccagcaatcccaggaaagagtaaggaaataacagcagtaactgagggttcaaatgcagtaagactaacagttcaacaaccacaaacaactcagccaatgcaagcaacagaacttggccaagacagctttgaccaatatgcactcttgtacaactttcaggcagtgtttggttataATGTCTATTGGAAACTACCTTGTGTTTACGCTATTGTGATTT is a genomic window containing:
- the LOC107767865 gene encoding uncharacterized protein LOC107767865 isoform X4, whose product is MARVPGKHSRDQFQDMQGLLNNLQDWELSLKDKDKKMKSQARGKEKLREDWSHTSELPTGPQVNGTQRVGKSTLISGAAGPYDYSKKYNPTSHLSSEMLSEESNIDANSEKELGNEFFKQKKFKEAIDCYSRSIALSPTAVAYANRAMAYLKLKRFQEAENDCTEALNLDDRYIKAYSRRSTARKELGKLKESIEDAEFASRLEPQNQEIKKQYGEVKALYEKEILKRVSGATGVSAQGAQNTGKTNKTGPVIQSVGSSQKVAEVRKIPAKESSRDVPGTAMEVEDTHMQINSKGSDASATVPTLNPAKRPHKNSKQELKESVQELAARAASLAKAEAAKNIAPPNSAYQFEVSWRGLSGDRDLQTHLLKVTSPSMLPQIFKNALSAPMLMDIVRCVATFSIEDMDLAIRYLENLTKVPRFDMIIMCLSSTDKAA
- the LOC107767865 gene encoding uncharacterized protein LOC107767865 isoform X3, whose translation is MQGLLNNLQDWELSLKDKDKKMKSQARGKEKLREDWSHTSELPTGPQVNGTQRVGKSTLISGAAGPYDYSKKYNPTSHLSSEMLSEESNIDANSEKELGNEFFKQKKFKEAIDCYSRSIALSPTAVAYANRAMAYLKLKRFQEAENDCTEALNLDDRYIKAYSRRSTARKELGKLKESIEDAEFASRLEPQNQEIKKQYGEVKALYEKEILKRVSGATGVSAQGAQNTGKTNKTGPVIQSVGSSQKVAEVRKIPAKESSRDVPGTAMEVEDTHMQINSKGSDASATVPTLNPAKRPHKNSKQELKESVQELAARAASLAKAEAAKNIAPPNSAYQFEVSWRGLSGDRDLQTHLLKVTSPSMLPQIFKNALSAPMLMDIVRCVATFSIEDMDLAIRYLENLTKVPRFDMIIMCLSSTDKAELVKIWDEVFCKGAEEHSATLGALRLKYGL
- the LOC107767865 gene encoding uncharacterized protein LOC107767865 isoform X1, yielding MARVPGKHSRDQFQDMQGLLNNLQDWELSLKDKDKKMKSQARGKEKLREDWSHTSELPTGPQVNGTQRVGKSTLISGAAGPYDYSKKYNPTSHLSSEMLSEESNIDANSEKELGNEFFKQKKFKEAIDCYSRSIALSPTAVAYANRAMAYLKLKRFQEAENDCTEALNLDDRYIKAYSRRSTARKELGKLKESIEDAEFASRLEPQNQEIKKQYGEVKALYEKEILKRVSGATGVSAQGAQNTGKTNKTGPVIQSVGSSQKVAEVRKIPAKESSRDVPGTAMEVEDTHMQINSKGSDASATVPTLNPAKRPHKNSKQELKESVQELAARAASLAKAEAAKNIAPPNSAYQFEVSWRGLSGDRDLQTHLLKVTSPSMLPQIFKNALSAPMLMDIVRCVATFSIEDMDLAIRYLENLTKVPRFDMIIMCLSSTDKAELVKIWDEVFCKGAEEHSATLGALRLKYGL
- the LOC107767865 gene encoding uncharacterized protein LOC107767865 isoform X2, coding for MARVPGKHSRDQFQGLLNNLQDWELSLKDKDKKMKSQARGKEKLREDWSHTSELPTGPQVNGTQRVGKSTLISGAAGPYDYSKKYNPTSHLSSEMLSEESNIDANSEKELGNEFFKQKKFKEAIDCYSRSIALSPTAVAYANRAMAYLKLKRFQEAENDCTEALNLDDRYIKAYSRRSTARKELGKLKESIEDAEFASRLEPQNQEIKKQYGEVKALYEKEILKRVSGATGVSAQGAQNTGKTNKTGPVIQSVGSSQKVAEVRKIPAKESSRDVPGTAMEVEDTHMQINSKGSDASATVPTLNPAKRPHKNSKQELKESVQELAARAASLAKAEAAKNIAPPNSAYQFEVSWRGLSGDRDLQTHLLKVTSPSMLPQIFKNALSAPMLMDIVRCVATFSIEDMDLAIRYLENLTKVPRFDMIIMCLSSTDKAELVKIWDEVFCKGAEEHSATLGALRLKYGL